From Cercospora beticola chromosome 6, complete sequence, a single genomic window includes:
- the EGL2 gene encoding Endoglucanase EG-II (CAZy:GH5) — translation MRLSLLTFAATATAAGSACRASTGVIPYPTGTNYTFSPVTAPSGSAPSGFTFSSRPTSVGNSSTSASACRARTSVTSVVASASSISSLVSAPISSVESAPVSSAPVISAPVISAPVSSAPVSSAPFVSVPGPASSGTTSPSGPTSAAYSSASGPASTLTSSAATRGSTGVSYAGVNIAGLDFGCDTSGNCQTSNVVDPGQDGIDQIKHFINDDGLNTFRLPVGWQFLVNNQVGGSLDATNFATYDKLVQGCLDAGAELCIIDIHNYARWNGAIVGQGGPSNTEFASLWSLLATKYKNNDKVVFGIMNEPHDVDIGKWATTVQAAVTAIRQAGATSNKILLPGNDWTHASSYISDGSAEALSAVKNLDGSTTNLIFDVHQYLDSDGSGTHTNCVTDNADSFRELGDYLRQNKRQAILTETGGGSTDETCLANLCKQFDVLNEYSDVYLGWTGWAAGKFDSSYELAETPSKSGSGGFTDLPLVKQCIVGKFKA, via the coding sequence ATGCGTCTTTCACTTCTGACGTTCGCGGCTacggcaacagcagctgGCTCTGCTTGCCGGGCTTCGACTGGTGTCATACCTTATCCAACTGGGACGAATTATACTTTCAGCCCGGTTACTGCGCCTTCTGGCTCTGCTCCCTCTGGCTTCACCTTTTCTTCTAGACCTACTTCTGTCGGCAACAGCTCTACTTCTGCCTCGGCTTGTCGTGCTCGGACGAGTGTTACATCTGTGGTGGCCAGTGCCAGTTCCATCTCCAGCCTGGTCTCTGCTCCTATCAGCTCTGTCGAGTCTGCTCCCGTCAGCTCTGCTCCGGTCATCTCTGCTCCGGTAATCTCTGCTCCCGTCAGCTCGGCTCCCGTCAGCTCGGCTCCCTTCGTCTCTGTCCCCggtcctgcttcttctggcaCCACTTCTCCTTCAGGCCCTACTTCTGCCGCGTACAGCTCTGCTTCTGGGCCAGCGTCTACTCTCACTAGCTCTGCTGCAACCCGTGGTTCGACTGGAGTCAGCTATGCTGGTGTCAACATCGCAGGTTTGGACTTCGGTTGCGATACCTCTGGAAACTGTCAGACTTCGAACGTAGTCGACCCTGGCCAAGACGGCATCGATCAGATCAAGCACTTCATCAATGATGATGGCTTGAACACTTTCCGTTTGCCAGTCGGCTGGCAATTCCTTGTCAACAACCAAGTGGGTGGCTCCCTCGACGCCACCAATTTCGCAACCTATGATAAATTGGTGCAAGGTTGTCTTGATGCCGGCGCCGAGCTGTGTATCATCGACATTCACAACTACGCTCGCTGGAACGGAGCCATCGTCGGGCAAGGCGGTCCATCCAACACTGAATTCGCTAGCTTGTGGTCTCTGCTCGCAACCAAGTATAAGAACAACGACAAGGTCGTGTTTGGAATCATGAACGAGCCGCACGATGTCGATATTGGCAAATGGGCCACCACAGTCCAGGCGGCAGTCACCGCCATCCGTCAAGCCGGCGCAACCTCAAACAAAATCCTCTTGCCTGGTAATGACTGGACTCACGCCTCCAGCTACATTTCCGACGGCTCAGCCGAAGCCCTCTCTGCAGTCAAGAACCTCGATGGCTCAACCACCAATCTCATCTTCGACGTGCACCAGTACCTTGACTCCGATGGAAGCGGTACCCACACGAACTGCGTCACCGACAATGCCGACTCGTTCCGTGAGCTTGGAGACTATTTGAGGCAGAACAAGCGCCAGGCCATCTTGACTGAGACGGGTGGTGGTTCGACTGATGAGACTTGCTTGGCCAACCTCTGCAAGCAGTTTGATGTCTTGAACGAGTATTCTGATGTCTATCTGGGGTGGACGGGCTGGGCGGCTGGAAAGTTCGACAGCAGTTATGAGTTGGCGGAAACTCCGAGCAAGAGTGGCAGTGGAGGATTTACTGATTTGCCGCTGGTGAAGCAGTGCATTGTTGGAAAGTTCAAGGCTTAG